GGGCCTTCAGCTTCGAGCCCAACACCTCCTGCTTCGCCTTCAGCACCCGCAGCACCTCGTGGCCCGTCTCCGGCACGCCCTTCAGCGACAGCCCCAGCAGCTCGTCCCGCCGCTGGTCCTCCTGCTGCTTCTTCAGCGTGTCCAGGTCGGAGAGGTCCATCTGCTCGTCGCGCACCGCGAAGCGCACGTAGTCCCCCTCCGACTCCAGCACCAGCATCGAGGCCCGCGCGTTGGTCAGCCGGTAGTGCTGGCTGAGCGCCACCACCATCCGGTCCAGCTTCACGTCGTCCAGCGCCACCAGCCGCGACACGAACAGCTCCGCCCAGGCGCGTGGGGCGAAGGTGCTGTCCTGCTCGCGTGCCAGCGGCACCGTCAGCGAGCGCTCCTCGCCCGCGGCCTGTGTCACCACCTCGAGCTGTGCCGGGCCGTCATCCACCAGCCGCCCGGCCACCTGGAGCTCCTGCCCGGGGAAGACGAGGTGCGGTCGGCCCGCCACCACCACGTCCTTCACCCGCGCGCCCTTCACCTCCACCCGGGCCAGCACCACCGAGGCCGCCCGGTGCGCGCGTGCCGCCGCCTCCACCTCGGCACCGGACAGCACGTTCACCACCCGGCCACCGCTCGCCCGGGCCAGCGCGTCGAAGAGCTCCTGGTTCACCGCGGCCTCGCCGAAGCGGTAGCCCACCCAGCGCAGCGTCTCCGTGGCGGAGTGGCGCGAGATGAGGGCGTCCACGTGGCTCTGCCCCCAGGTGACGTTCCCGTCCGAGAGCAGGAAGGCCGTCACCCGGCCGCCGCCCGCCGCCGGCTTCAGCCAGTCCCGGCTGGCCCGGTCCAGCTCGGCCAGCATGCCGTCCACATGGGAGGCCCCCTCGAGGTAGACACGCTCCAGCTCGGCGAACGTCTCCTGGCGCGCCTCGGGCGTGTTGCGCCGGAAGCCCGGGCCATGCAGCCAGCGCGGACGTACGTCGAAGAGGAGCACCGCGTACTCACCGAGGCTCTCGTCCTTCTCCAGCAGCGCGCGCAGCAGCGCCGCCTGGAGGGCCCACGCATTGCCCTCCTCCACCGAGAGCGAGGTGTCCACCACCAGCACCGCGCGCCCCGTGGGCGCTCCCTCGTTGCCCGCGGTGAGCCGCTCCGGCAGTCGCACCCGCGTGTAGAAGGCGTGTCCGGGCAGTCCCGCCGGGTCCCCGCCCACCAGCACGTCCGCCTCCGCGTTCCTCGGGGTGAGCGCCACTTCCAGCGCGCCGTCCCCCTTCAGTTGCGGCCAGTCCCATGCCCGCCAGGCGCCGAGCGTGCGCGGCTGGCCCGCTTCCGGGCCCACCGTCACCTCACCCGCGTGCCTCGGGTCCACGTGCACGCGCGCCGACACCTTGAGCGCCTTGCCCGCTCCCGGCGGCAGCGGCCACGTGTAACGCAGGTGCTGGCCATCGAAGAGGAGCGTCTGTTCGTAGGCGACGACCACGCGCTTGAGGGACTTCGGCGGCAGCGGGAAGACGCGCGCGCTGAAGGTCGAGGCTCCCGCCCACTCCAGCAGCGCCGGGTCCACCCCCTGGCGCACCACGTCCTCGTAGACCTCGCGGGCACGCTTCTGCTCGACGACGCGGGCCTCCTGCGCCACGCCCCACGAGCGCTTCGTTCCCGGAGGGCCCGGCGGGGCCGCCGCCACCAGCTCCTCCGGCTTCCCCGAGCCATCCCCCAGCGGTGGCAGCAGCTCCGCGGACTGGAAGAGCGACGGCGAGTCCACCGCCACCGCGCCCGAATACAGCGCCAGTCCCGCCACCGTCGCCCCTCCGGGCAGCGGGTAATAGAAGGTGCCTTCCAGCGTGCGCGGGGTGTCGTTCTCGAAGAGGTAGTCCACCACCGTGCGCGCGCGGGCGCCCTGGATGTACGTCACCACGCGCACCGCGCGGGCCTTCAGCGGCTGGTAGCGGCCCGACTCGTCCCGCACCAGCACCTTGGCCATGCGCGGCGCGGATTCCACCTTGGGCAGCACCGGCCGGGGGGCGGTGTCCGCACCGGGAGCGCTCGCCGGTTCGCGCAGCGCGTCCTTGGTGGGCTTCGCGTCGGCCTTCGCGGGTGCTCCGCTTCCCTTGATGATCTGGATGACCTCCCGCCGCTTCTGCTCCAGCACGCGCGGGCGCTCGTACCGCGCCATCTTGCTGCGCTGCTCGGCGTAGTCCGCTGGAATCACGGGCTCGGCCGCCGGGGCGCGGGCCGTGGCGGGTTCCGGAGCGGGAGCGGGGCGAGGCGGCGGGGGAGCCGGTTCCTCCCTGGTCAGGAGCTCTACTGACGGATGATCGCTCCTCTCGGCACGCCGGGACGCGTCCTCGTCATCCGCCTGGCCAAAGGTCCTGAGGTCCTTGCGCCTCAGCTGAGGATGCACGGACGAGCCCGTCGTGGAGTGCTCCTCATCGGAGCGCTCCGCCTTGACGCGCCGCTGGCCGGGCGGTTGCCCATCCTCGCGCCAGTTCGCCTCCCGCACGAGGTTCCAGAGATCGGGCTCGGTGACGGGCTGGGGATCCGCCATGGCCTCTCGCAGCTCCGAGAGGTTCACCGTGCCCGGGTCCGGCACGCCCGGTACGGTGGTGGGAGCGGTGAGCCCGGCGCGGGCGAAGAGGGATGGATCCGCCTGGGGAAGCTCGGGCTCCGGAGCCTTCTTCTCATCCGACCGCGAGTCTCGCTCGCAGCCCGACAGGGACAGGGCCGCGAGGAGGAGTCCGGTGAGCAGGGCGCGCGGGAGGGACATGGCGCCGCAGATTAGTCCACCCGGGTCCCTCCCGTGATGGGGGGTCCCTGTCGCGCGTCTGGGATTACTTCGTCGACAGCCAGGAGGGCGCGGGCGAGGCCTTCAGGTAGCGGCTCGCCAGGGAGGAGGGCTGCGCGAGCGGAGCCGGGGCCGAGTCGCACCCGGTCTTCGCCTGGGCGAAGAATGCGCTCACGGGCTGGGCACGGTACGGGATGGGGTACTTCCCGCCGCAGCCGTTGTAGACGTAACAGGTGGTGATGTAGCCGTAGTCGTCGCAGCTGCCGCAGACGCCGCGCTTGCAATACGTCTCACAGGCGGGGGCCGCCTGGGCGGTCTGGGCGAAGCCCACTCCAGTGAGAGACAGCAGCGACAGAAGGCCCATCACGGTGTTCTTGGTCATGCTCGCTCCGGGGGGGACGGCGGTGTTTTGGCCCTGCGGGTGCCGCGACGACGACCTGGAGTGTAGAGATGAGCGTACGCGAGGCGAAGCACCTCCAGGGTTTCCCTCGGTTACCCGTCTCGCGGGAGCAGATGGCTTCAGGGTTGCCTGGAGGCCCAGCCCAGGAACAGCAGGCCGATGAGGAGCGCCAGCATCCCCGCGAACCAGACGCCGGAGAGCGCGAGGCTGGCCAGCGCCGAGGGCGGACGTTGCCGCACCCGCTGGTGGAGATCCCTCATCACCCGGGCGCGCCCCACGTAGGCATTCGTCTCGTGCTCACCGCTCGTGCCCACCATCATGAGCGAGGCGTCGTAGAGGGCGCGCATCGAGGTGTCATCGAGCCGCTCCGGGGCCTGCGCCATGCCCGGGTACGCCGCGCGCAGCTCGTGGACGTGACGCAGCAGCCGCGCCTGGCGGAACAGTCCCATCACGTTGAAGAGACCGACGGCGGCCAGCAGCCAGGTATCGAGCGCGAGCGCCACGCCGATCAGCGCCAGCGAGGTGAGCAGGGTGAAGGCGAGCTCCAGGTAGCGGTGGCGGCTGAAGAGGAGCAGCTGGAAGAGGCGGCCTCCATCCAGCGGCATCAGCGGCAGCAGGTTGAAGCCGTTGAGGGCGAGGAGCAGCAGGGCCGCCTCCGTCAGCCCCTGGGATTTCGTGGCGGCCACGAAGCCCACCAGTCCACAGCCCGCGAGGATGCCAGGGATGGGGCCCAGGAGGAGCACCAGCGCCTCCTTCCAGCTCTCCGCGCCCTGGTTCCGCCCGGACACGGCCGCTCCGAAGAAAGGGATGAAGAACATCCGCACATCCTGGAAGCCGAAGAGCCTCATCCCGGCCCAGTGGCCGAGCTCGTGGAAGAGCAGCACGGAGATGAGCAACACCAGGTAGCGCCAGTCGTGCTCACCCCACAGGGAGAGCGCGAACAGGACGAGCGTCCCCATCAGGAGGAGTGCGCCGCTGCTTGCCCGCTCCGGGAGCAGGAAGGCCACCCGGGCCCGTTGGTACTCCCGCTCCTCGGGTGTGATTTCGATGGAAGGAGGAGCGAGCTCCTGCGCAGGTTCGATCATTCCCTCCCATTCTAGGTCGAAGAGGGCCTGGCCCGTCAGGGGGGCGTCCGCCGCAGGGGCAGCGTCACGACGAAGGTCGCGCCCTTGCCGGGCTCGCTCTCGACCTGGATCGAGCCTCCATGGCGCTCGATGATCTCCCGGGAGATGTAGAGCCCGAGACCCAGACCACTGACGGTGTTCGCGGACGTGGCGCGCTCGAAGCGCAGGAAGATCCGCTCCTGGTCCTCGGGCGTGATGCCCGGTCCCTGGTCCCGTACCTTCAGCACGGCGTCCGAGTCCGAGCCCTGGACGGTGAGCTCGACGGGTGAGCCCTGGCCGTAACGGACGGCGTTCGTGATGAGGTTGGTGAGCACCTGATCGATCCGGAAGCGGTCCCAGTCGCCTTCGACCACGCCGTGGCACTCGCAGGAGATGGGGGCGCCGCCTGCTTGAACGGTCAGCCGCTCCACGACTTCCCGGGCCAGCTCACACAGGTCGAACGTCTCCGGGGTGAAGGTGAGCTTCCCGGTCGAGATGCGGGAGATGTCCAGCATGTCGTCCACCAGCCGGGCCAGCCGCTGGACGCTCTTGTCGGTCTGCACCACGAGCCGGGTCACCCGGGCGGGATCGAAAGCGTCCGGGCGGCCCCGCTCGATGCTCCGCTTCATCATCTGGGTCTGGAGCTGGATCGAGGTGAGCGGGGTCTTGAGCTCATGCGAGGCGATCGACAGGAACTCGTCGCGAGCACGGACGGCCTCCTCGAGCGCCTGCCGGATCTTCTTCTGCTCGGTGATGTCGTGGGCGACGATGATGGCGCCGCGGATCTCCCCGGTCTCGGAATCCCGGTCGGGGACGAACTCGACATCCTGGACGGTGTATTCACCCGAGGGCTTGCGCAGCACGTTCTCGTAGCGCACCGGCTCGCCCGCGAGCGCGCGCTTTTCATGGGGCTCCGCCAGACGTGCTGTCTCCTCGGTCACGAAGTCGCGGCGCTTCTTGCCCAGGAGCTCGGAGCTCTTGATTCCGTACCAGGTCTCGTACGTCCGGTTGACGAACCGGTAGCGGCCTTCCCGATCGATATAGCTGACGAAGCCGGGCAGGCGATCGGTGATGAGTTGCAGCTGCTCCTGGCTCCGTTGAATCGTCTGCCGCGCGAGCACGTAATCGGTCACGTTGATCCCCATGAGGATCAGACCCCGCACATGGCCGGACTCATCGAAATGAGGCGTGAACGTGTAGGTGTAATACCCGAGCTTCATGGTCCCGCTGGCGGTGCGGAAGTGGAGGGGCACCTCGCTCTGCTCGACCCGTCTTCCCGTCCGGAAGGCCTCATCGAGCTGCTCGAAGATGCCGGTGCCCTCCAGTTCTGGCAGCACGCTTCGAAGAGGGATGCCCAGGTACTCGCGTGAGCCCAGGAAGAGCTTCAGGTATTCGTCATTGGCGAACTCGTAGATGTGCTCGGGTCCGTGGACGATGGCCGTCGCGGCCGTCGCGGCCTTGAACGCGGAGATGAGCCGTTCACGTTCGCCGGATTTCAACTTCTCGGTCTGGGTTCTCGCACGCCCGAACCCGGCCGCGGCTTCGCGGATCCCTCCATTGACGAGGTCGAGGATGAGCTGGATGCCTTCGGGAGATGCTCGCGCTTCCCGATGGAGGAGCTCGAGCAGCACCGATTGCAGGAGCCCGTACACCTGGATGACATCCTCGAGCTCGTCCTCGCCGAACCGGAGCTGCTGCCGTCCAGCACCCCCGTCCAGATGGATCAATCCCGCGGTCAGGTCATCCAGCAGCCCGGGAAGGTGGGACTCGAGCCCCAGAGCGCCTCGGGCCTTCCGCTCCCAGGTCACGAGAATTTCCGATCTCCTCCGTAGCAGGAGCTCCGCGATGGATCGAGCCAGCTCTGGAGAGGGACTTGTTTCGTGACTCAATCGCTCGCTGCCTTCCAGATCGCGCCGGATCGGGAGCCCCTTAACATAATGAGACGCCGCGTCTCAGTGCCAGGAAGCGGGGCGTGCCCGGACTTGACGTGACTCGGGCCTCACGTTCACTTTTGGAGGATGAAGAAGCTCGTCAATGGTCCCCGCGCCGTCGTGGGGGAGATGCTCGAGGGTCTGGTCTCGCTCGCGCCGGGGCAGGCGCTGCTGGAGGGGGAGTCCGTGGTGGTCCGCGCCGACACCCCCATGGAGGTCCATCAACGCGAGGTCGCCGTCATCTCCGGAGGTGGCAGCGGACACGAACCCGCCCACGCGGGCTACGTGGGCGCCGGCATGCTGCACGCGGCGGTCGCCGGGGACGTGTTCACCTCGCCCAGCCCCGATGCGGTCCTGGCGGCGATCCGCGCGGTGTCGGGTCCGGCGGGCGCGCTGCTGATCGTGAAGAACTATACCGGGGATCGGCTGAACTTCGGCCTCGCCGCCGAGCTGGCGCGCGCGGAGGGCATCCCGACGGAGATCGTCGTCGTCGCCGACGATGTCTCACTGCGCGACACCGTCGAGCCCTCGCGCCGGAGGGGCATCGCGGGGACCATCCTGGTGCACAAGGTGGCTGGTGCCGCCGCCGCCTCCGGCGCCTCGCTCGCGGAGGTCGCACGGGAAGCCGCGGCGACCGCCGCCGGGCTCGGCACCATGGGCGTCGGGCTGGGCCCCTGTACCGTGCCCGCGGCGGGCCGCCCTGGCTTCGCGCTCGGCGTGGGAGAGATCGAGCTCGGCCTGGGCATTCATGGTGAGCAGGGCGTGCGGCGCGTGCCGCTGCAGCCGGCGGACGCGCTGGTGGACACCCTGCTGGAGACCATCCTGGAGGACCTGCGCATCGGCGCTGGCGAGCGCGTGGCCTTGTTGGTCAATGGTCTGGGCGGCACCCCGCCCATGGAGCTGGCGATCGTGGCCCGTCGCGCCCTGGCCGTGTTGCGCGAGCGGAAGGTCGTCGTGGAGCGGGCCTGGAGTGGCTCGTTCCTGACGGCGCTGGAGATGCCGGGCTGTTCGCTGAGCCTGTTGAAGGTGGACGACGAGCGGCTGCGCCGGCTCGACGTGGCCACCGCCGCACCCGCCTGGCCGGGCAGCGGAAGGATCGCCCCGGCACGTCAGCGCCGGCCCGTGCCTCCGGCGCCGCCGGTACCCGTGGAGGCAGGCGCGGAGCAGCCCGGGATGGCCCGGTTCAAACAGGCGGTCCTGTCGGTCGCCGACGCGCTCGAGACGGCCGAATCGTTCCTGACGGAGCTCGACAGCGCGGCGGGCGATGGCGACCTCGGCATCAGCCTGGCGCGCGGCGCGGCGGCCCTGCGTGCCCTGCCCGAGTCCTCGTGGGCCAGCCCCTCCCGGGCGCTGACGGCGATGGGTGAAGCGCTGCGCCGCAGCGTGGGCGGTAGCTCGGGGCCGTTCTACGCCACCGCGTTGTTGCGCGCCGCCCGCCGCCTGGGGGACACGACGCCGGACGCGAAGGTGTGGGCCGGAGCCTTCCTGGCCGCAGTCGAGGCCGTGGCGGAGCTCGGGGGCGCTCGTCCCGGGGACCGCACGATGCTCGACGCCCTGCATCCCGCCGCCGACGCCTTCGCCCGGGCGTTGGAGGCCGGGCAGTCGCTGGCCAATGCCTGGGAAGCCTGTGTCCTGGAGGCGGAGCGGGGCGCGGAGGCCACCGCTCGGATGAAGCCGCGCCTGGGACGCGCCAGCTACCTGGGCGAGCGCGTCCTCGGTGTTCCCGACGCCGGGGCGGCGGCCGTCGTCGTCTGGATGAAGCCGCTCTCCCGCTATGTGTCCCAGTAGGGAGTGCGTCGACTCCGTGCGCTCCGCCCCGGTCCGATTCCGGTGCCACCGTCCGGAGGGCACGTGGGTTGTCGGCCGGGGTGCATCCACCTCACGTGCCCAGGCAGGAGCGGTGACGGACAATTACAGCCGGCGTCCCAGTGGCTGGCCATCCACCAACAGGAGCATCTGGCCGTCCGCGGTGCCCTGGAAGCTCACGTTCATGCCGTCGTTGATGCCGAGGTCATTCCGGATGACGAAATCATTGTCACCGTAGGCCTCGAGCTCCAGGACCTGGGTCGGCGTCGTGTAGGTCCAATCCGCCAGCAACCGGCCCGACTCCTCGTAGAGCCTCATCCTTCCATAGATGTGGAGGACGTAGTCGCCCACGTACCTCTGCCATACCGAGGTGTCCGGCACGAAGGTGCTGGGGGCCCGGTAGACCAGGGGCGGGGCCGGAGGTGGCTCGGCGCCCAACAGCAGCGCGGCAACGCTCTTGGCCAGCTCCTGCTGGTGGGGTCCGTTCAGGTTGGCGAGCGTCGCCACCGCCAGGT
This DNA window, taken from Archangium lipolyticum, encodes the following:
- a CDS encoding VIT domain-containing protein encodes the protein MSLPRALLTGLLLAALSLSGCERDSRSDEKKAPEPELPQADPSLFARAGLTAPTTVPGVPDPGTVNLSELREAMADPQPVTEPDLWNLVREANWREDGQPPGQRRVKAERSDEEHSTTGSSVHPQLRRKDLRTFGQADDEDASRRAERSDHPSVELLTREEPAPPPPRPAPAPEPATARAPAAEPVIPADYAEQRSKMARYERPRVLEQKRREVIQIIKGSGAPAKADAKPTKDALREPASAPGADTAPRPVLPKVESAPRMAKVLVRDESGRYQPLKARAVRVVTYIQGARARTVVDYLFENDTPRTLEGTFYYPLPGGATVAGLALYSGAVAVDSPSLFQSAELLPPLGDGSGKPEELVAAAPPGPPGTKRSWGVAQEARVVEQKRAREVYEDVVRQGVDPALLEWAGASTFSARVFPLPPKSLKRVVVAYEQTLLFDGQHLRYTWPLPPGAGKALKVSARVHVDPRHAGEVTVGPEAGQPRTLGAWRAWDWPQLKGDGALEVALTPRNAEADVLVGGDPAGLPGHAFYTRVRLPERLTAGNEGAPTGRAVLVVDTSLSVEEGNAWALQAALLRALLEKDESLGEYAVLLFDVRPRWLHGPGFRRNTPEARQETFAELERVYLEGASHVDGMLAELDRASRDWLKPAAGGGRVTAFLLSDGNVTWGQSHVDALISRHSATETLRWVGYRFGEAAVNQELFDALARASGGRVVNVLSGAEVEAAARAHRAASVVLARVEVKGARVKDVVVAGRPHLVFPGQELQVAGRLVDDGPAQLEVVTQAAGEERSLTVPLAREQDSTFAPRAWAELFVSRLVALDDVKLDRMVVALSQHYRLTNARASMLVLESEGDYVRFAVRDEQMDLSDLDTLKKQQEDQRRDELLGLSLKGVPETGHEVLRVLKAKQEVLGSKLKAQALRDSPYTGGEERLQAELAYRKARRSNKDDVMVYEAVARKRAFAGDTWGAVRALSSPVELRPKDAEALRLVGYGLLALGQYPAAAELFEHVRLNRPFEPQSYLEEALALDAAGRPAEAARNWEIVLAGNWKRHGEQAKTVAAYHYGRMLAALAKHPRLVGEMKVLESRRSELEGHARQGPIDYQLTTHWNSDGTDIDLWVVEPTGEKCFYKNKRTTLGGQLHWDITDGLGPELYHAREAVTGTYFVVVHYYGNNSPRYAVPTALLLVSDRDAFAKDDAYQRRFQVRILPKKDARLLLRREVVLAESVPVARTEE
- a CDS encoding zinc metalloprotease — encoded protein: MIEPAQELAPPSIEITPEEREYQRARVAFLLPERASSGALLLMGTLVLFALSLWGEHDWRYLVLLISVLLFHELGHWAGMRLFGFQDVRMFFIPFFGAAVSGRNQGAESWKEALVLLLGPIPGILAGCGLVGFVAATKSQGLTEAALLLLALNGFNLLPLMPLDGGRLFQLLLFSRHRYLELAFTLLTSLALIGVALALDTWLLAAVGLFNVMGLFRQARLLRHVHELRAAYPGMAQAPERLDDTSMRALYDASLMMVGTSGEHETNAYVGRARVMRDLHQRVRQRPPSALASLALSGVWFAGMLALLIGLLFLGWASRQP
- a CDS encoding PAS domain-containing sensor histidine kinase — translated: MTWERKARGALGLESHLPGLLDDLTAGLIHLDGGAGRQQLRFGEDELEDVIQVYGLLQSVLLELLHREARASPEGIQLILDLVNGGIREAAAGFGRARTQTEKLKSGERERLISAFKAATAATAIVHGPEHIYEFANDEYLKLFLGSREYLGIPLRSVLPELEGTGIFEQLDEAFRTGRRVEQSEVPLHFRTASGTMKLGYYTYTFTPHFDESGHVRGLILMGINVTDYVLARQTIQRSQEQLQLITDRLPGFVSYIDREGRYRFVNRTYETWYGIKSSELLGKKRRDFVTEETARLAEPHEKRALAGEPVRYENVLRKPSGEYTVQDVEFVPDRDSETGEIRGAIIVAHDITEQKKIRQALEEAVRARDEFLSIASHELKTPLTSIQLQTQMMKRSIERGRPDAFDPARVTRLVVQTDKSVQRLARLVDDMLDISRISTGKLTFTPETFDLCELAREVVERLTVQAGGAPISCECHGVVEGDWDRFRIDQVLTNLITNAVRYGQGSPVELTVQGSDSDAVLKVRDQGPGITPEDQERIFLRFERATSANTVSGLGLGLYISREIIERHGGSIQVESEPGKGATFVVTLPLRRTPP
- a CDS encoding dihydroxyacetone kinase family protein, with translation MKKLVNGPRAVVGEMLEGLVSLAPGQALLEGESVVVRADTPMEVHQREVAVISGGGSGHEPAHAGYVGAGMLHAAVAGDVFTSPSPDAVLAAIRAVSGPAGALLIVKNYTGDRLNFGLAAELARAEGIPTEIVVVADDVSLRDTVEPSRRRGIAGTILVHKVAGAAAASGASLAEVAREAAATAAGLGTMGVGLGPCTVPAAGRPGFALGVGEIELGLGIHGEQGVRRVPLQPADALVDTLLETILEDLRIGAGERVALLVNGLGGTPPMELAIVARRALAVLRERKVVVERAWSGSFLTALEMPGCSLSLLKVDDERLRRLDVATAAPAWPGSGRIAPARQRRPVPPAPPVPVEAGAEQPGMARFKQAVLSVADALETAESFLTELDSAAGDGDLGISLARGAAALRALPESSWASPSRALTAMGEALRRSVGGSSGPFYATALLRAARRLGDTTPDAKVWAGAFLAAVEAVAELGGARPGDRTMLDALHPAADAFARALEAGQSLANAWEACVLEAERGAEATARMKPRLGRASYLGERVLGVPDAGAAAVVVWMKPLSRYVSQ